The genomic window TCTCCCGACAGCGCGAGCGTGAGGCGGAGCTTCACGACCAGAAGGAGCGCCTCGACGACTTCGCGGACATCCTTGCACACGACATTCGCAACCCGCTGTCGGTCGCGCAGGGGTATACGGACCTCGCGCGCCGGGAACACGACGCGCCCGAGCTCGACACCGTGGCGGAGTCGCTCGATCGCATCGAGAAGCTCGTCGATGACATCCTCGCGTTGTCGAAGGAGGGGCGCTACGTCGGGGAAACCGAGTCGGTTCCGATCGCCGCGTGTGTCCGCGACGCGTGGGGAACCGTCCACGCCGACACGGCGACGCTCGTGGTGGAGCTGGGGGAGGGGGCGGTCGACGCCGACAGGAGTCGGCTCCAACAGCTCTTCGAGAACCTGTTTCGGAACGCGGTCGACCACGTCGGCGAGACCGTCACCGTGCGTGTCGGACGGCTCGCCGACGGCGACGGGATCTACGTCGCCGACGACGGCCCCGGCGTTCCCGCCGACGTTCGCGAGGAGGTCTTCGATCACGGGTTTTCGACGCGCGACCGCGGGACCGGATACGGGCTGCCGATCGTCCGGCAGATCGCGACGGGACACGGCTGGACCGTCGACGTGACCGATGCCGAGACCGGCGGTGCCCGCTTCGAGCTTCGCGGGCTCGACCTCCGGTCTTGAGTTCGGGAACGGCCGCGATCGGCTCCGACCCGTAGTCGACATCGTCGACCGAGGTCCTAGCTATCGACGGTGTCGACGCCGGTCACCTCGAACCGCGCCCCGCCGTCCGCGCCCTCGGCGACGGCGACCTCCCAGCCGTGTGCGTTCGCGATCTCCTGAACGATATACAGTCCGTACCCCGTGCTCCCGTCGTCGGTGGTGTACCCGGCCTCGAAGGCGGTATCGCGTTCGTCGGCGGGGATCCCCGGGCCGTCGTCGGCGACGTAGAACCCGCGGGGAATGTCGCCGACGGTGATGCGGCAGTCCTCGCCGGCGTGTTTCACCGCGTTCCCGATCAGGTTCTCGAAGAGTTGTTTGAGTCGGCTCGGGTCCGCACGGACGGTCCGCTCCGTCTCGACGATCAGCTCCGCTTCAGCCGTGTCGGTGTGCATCCAGCACTCGGAGATCGCAGATGCGAGCTCGACGGGTTCGAGATCCCCCTCGTCGTGCCCCCGTCGCGCGACCGCGAGCGACTCTTCGAGCAGCGAGAGGGCTCGGTCGACCGCGCTCGCCGCCGGATCGAGGTGGTCCGTCTCCGTCTCCTCGCGGGCCAACGAGATCCGTCCCTGCGCGACGTTGAGCGGGTTCCGGAGGTCGTGTGAGATCAGTCCGGCGAACTCGTCGAGCTGCTCGTTGCGCCGTCGCAACTCCCGCTCGTGTTCGACACGATTGAGCGCGGCGGTCGCCGCCGTCGCGAGGATCTCGATGAACGTTTTGTCCGGCTCGTCGAACGCGTTCGGCTCCGTCGACGAGACGATGAACACCCCGTGGTCGTCGAGCGGGTGAACGATCACGCTCCGGCTCGGCGTCTCCGCGGCGAGGCTCTCGTGCGTGCGGATGTCGTCGATGTGTCGCGGCTCGCCGCTGTCGAACGCGCCCCAGACGACCGCACTGGCCGGATCGTCCTCGGCTCCCCGTTCGTACATCGGGGGCTCGTCGAAGGACGACTCGACGGACTCGGCGTGGGCCGCCAGTTCGAGTCGGCAGCCACTGTCGTCGACGAGGTGGACCCCGCTCAGTTGCCCTCCGAGGATCCCGCCGGCCGTGTCCACGGCGATCTCGGCGATCTCCTCGGTTGTGGACGCCCGCATCAACTGCTGGGTGCGGTCCTGAAGCTCCTCGAGCACGCGCTCGCGCTCGATGCGGTGTAACACCGCAGTCGCGTGCTCGGCCAGTGTCCGCGCCATCGACACGTCGAGGTCGTCGAACGCGTCGCGTTCGCGCGAGGCGACGAGCATCACCCCGTGATCCGACAGCGGGAGCGCCATCTCGCTGCGTATCGGCGTGTCCGGATTGAACAGCTCCGGAGCCTCGGTGATGTCCTGGTAGACGCGTGGTTCCCTACGCTGGTAGGCCC from Halobaculum magnesiiphilum includes these protein-coding regions:
- a CDS encoding two-component system sensor histidine kinase NtrB codes for the protein MEPDIPAAPDNFYRALVENTAEGMLTIDEESTIRYANPAIEDLLGYSPEELVGESKMVIIPERLRPIHEEALARYVESGERSIDWDGMELPALHKDGTEVPTLISLREHTHDGERYFTGIVRDISRQREREAELHDQKERLDDFADILAHDIRNPLSVAQGYTDLARREHDAPELDTVAESLDRIEKLVDDILALSKEGRYVGETESVPIAACVRDAWGTVHADTATLVVELGEGAVDADRSRLQQLFENLFRNAVDHVGETVTVRVGRLADGDGIYVADDGPGVPADVREEVFDHGFSTRDRGTGYGLPIVRQIATGHGWTVDVTDAETGGARFELRGLDLRS
- a CDS encoding GAF domain-containing protein encodes the protein MVDRIRVLHIDPEPESAAPIAGRFERADDIVVEVVSDAEEGLDRIASATFDCVVSEYALPERTGIEMVERVREDRPRIPFVIYTGEGSEAIASDAFAAGATDYLPKDAGTDRHDRLVERIRTAVDRTCSVERTAADDRLRALFENAPNSVIEGEIVDGGDTHRIRAVNGAFEDTFGYESSEVVGSDIADVIVPADRMAEHRTVRSRIADGEPILGEAVCETADGEREFLVSGIPWGTDGDHADGWYVWHTDITERKRRANAIEELHTATGALVEAATAEEVAQIAADALRDVLDLPFNGVHFYDESEDGLVPVAWTSEAEEIVGAPPTFTPGEGIAGRAYQRREPRVYQDITEAPELFNPDTPIRSEMALPLSDHGVMLVASRERDAFDDLDVSMARTLAEHATAVLHRIERERVLEELQDRTQQLMRASTTEEIAEIAVDTAGGILGGQLSGVHLVDDSGCRLELAAHAESVESSFDEPPMYERGAEDDPASAVVWGAFDSGEPRHIDDIRTHESLAAETPSRSVIVHPLDDHGVFIVSSTEPNAFDEPDKTFIEILATAATAALNRVEHERELRRRNEQLDEFAGLISHDLRNPLNVAQGRISLAREETETDHLDPAASAVDRALSLLEESLAVARRGHDEGDLEPVELASAISECWMHTDTAEAELIVETERTVRADPSRLKQLFENLIGNAVKHAGEDCRITVGDIPRGFYVADDGPGIPADERDTAFEAGYTTDDGSTGYGLYIVQEIANAHGWEVAVAEGADGGARFEVTGVDTVDS